The following proteins are co-located in the Mycolicibacterium goodii genome:
- a CDS encoding mycofactocin-coupled SDR family oxidoreductase: MGSAEGRVAGKVAFITGAARGQGRSHAVRLAEEGADIIAVDLCRNIDSIGYSLATPEDLEETARFVEKAGRRVVTAQADVRDAAQLRDALERGVSELGRLDIVVAQAGIAAMKGNPPLQAWTDGINTNLVGTINAIQAALPHLGEGASIVATASAAALMDAHNKPNPGADPGGMGYMVSKRMIAEYVHYLATELTPLGIRANVIHPTNCNTDMLQSEPMYRSFRPDLEHPTRADAEPVFYVQQAMKVPWVEPADISNAVLWLASDESRFVTGMQLRVDAGGYLKWYDYHV; encoded by the coding sequence ATGGGAAGCGCAGAAGGCCGGGTAGCCGGGAAGGTCGCGTTCATCACCGGTGCCGCGCGCGGTCAGGGCCGCAGCCACGCCGTTCGGCTGGCCGAAGAAGGCGCCGACATCATCGCCGTCGACCTGTGCCGGAACATCGATTCGATCGGCTACTCGCTGGCGACGCCGGAGGATCTCGAGGAGACCGCGCGGTTCGTCGAGAAGGCCGGGCGCCGCGTCGTGACCGCACAGGCCGATGTGCGCGACGCCGCGCAACTCAGGGATGCCCTTGAGCGCGGTGTCAGCGAACTCGGCAGGCTCGACATCGTCGTCGCGCAGGCCGGTATCGCCGCGATGAAAGGCAATCCGCCGCTGCAGGCCTGGACCGACGGCATCAACACCAACCTGGTCGGCACCATCAACGCGATCCAGGCCGCGCTTCCCCATCTCGGCGAGGGCGCGTCGATCGTCGCGACCGCGTCGGCCGCGGCCCTGATGGACGCGCACAACAAGCCCAATCCGGGTGCCGATCCGGGCGGCATGGGCTACATGGTGTCCAAGCGCATGATCGCCGAGTACGTGCATTACCTCGCGACCGAGCTGACGCCACTGGGCATCCGGGCCAACGTGATCCATCCGACCAACTGCAACACCGACATGCTGCAGAGCGAGCCGATGTACCGCTCGTTCCGACCGGATCTGGAACATCCCACCCGCGCCGACGCCGAGCCGGTGTTCTACGTGCAGCAGGCCATGAAGGTGCCGTGGGTGGAACCGGCCGACATCAGCAACGCCGTGCTGTGGCTGGCCTCCGACGAGTCCCGCTTCGTCACCGGCATGCAGCTGCGTGTCGACGCAGGCGGCTATCTCAAGTGGTACGACTACCACGTGTGA
- a CDS encoding SDR family NAD(P)-dependent oxidoreductase: MKNAVVTGGGSGIGAAIVARLRADGLNVASLDLQASDDEFSHVADVTDRAAVDAAMNAVRARLGPISVLVNAAGLDCFRRFTDISFEKWQQVIDVNLNGVFHCVQAVLPDMIEAGWGRIVNISSSSTHSGQPYMAPYVAAKSAVNGLTKSLALEYGPSGITVNAVPPGFIDTPMLRKAEDKGFLGDTEAQIAQTPVRRMGRPEDIAAACAFLISEEAGYITGQILGVNGGRNT; the protein is encoded by the coding sequence GTGAAGAACGCGGTGGTCACCGGAGGCGGCTCCGGCATCGGAGCGGCGATCGTGGCCCGGTTGCGAGCCGACGGTCTCAACGTCGCCTCCCTGGACCTGCAGGCGTCGGACGACGAGTTCTCGCACGTCGCCGACGTCACCGACCGCGCCGCGGTCGACGCGGCGATGAACGCGGTGCGCGCCCGGCTCGGTCCGATCTCGGTTCTGGTCAACGCGGCGGGATTGGACTGCTTCCGGCGCTTCACCGACATCTCGTTCGAGAAGTGGCAGCAGGTGATCGATGTCAACCTCAACGGCGTCTTCCACTGCGTCCAGGCCGTGCTGCCCGACATGATCGAGGCGGGCTGGGGCCGGATCGTCAACATCTCGTCGTCCAGCACGCACTCGGGCCAGCCCTACATGGCGCCCTACGTCGCGGCCAAATCGGCGGTGAACGGCCTGACCAAGAGCCTCGCGCTGGAGTACGGCCCCAGCGGCATCACGGTCAATGCCGTGCCGCCTGGGTTCATCGACACCCCGATGCTGCGCAAGGCCGAAGACAAGGGCTTCCTCGGCGACACCGAGGCGCAGATCGCCCAGACCCCGGTGCGCCGGATGGGCCGCCCCGAGGACATCGCGGCGGCCTGCGCCTTCCTGATCTCCGAGGAGGCCGGCTACATCACCGGCCAGATCCTCGGCGTCAACGGTGGCCGCAACACCTGA